One stretch of Euphorbia lathyris chromosome 7, ddEupLath1.1, whole genome shotgun sequence DNA includes these proteins:
- the LOC136200798 gene encoding transcription factor bHLH145-like codes for MVEDWGSWFPQQQIDMQSSNLNCLGPPLGGGKRCATTSIVNPATDMVSIKATSSIYQPLEPFQWPQFPQAYTPALNYGFKGKFPTVPYDNRNEVVSPKMECGCGQKKFLVFDQSGDETSLIFGSGMRTPVGYFTCLGTNTSDTCNVKTGDPGTKDNMSIHLGAIEGEQWAKVNGADLGSEMQEDTDELNALLYSDDESDYGEDDEVTSTGQSPSTMTFYKKQKWLERSIEGVGGSKGSSKKRKLLEGAVMDRARSVKDRYEDDAESRCENRKSWALDEMVCECKKKKMRIRETVKILQKIIPCGKGKDLVVVIDEAINYLKSLKLKAKALGVNGG; via the coding sequence ATGGTTGAAGACTGGGGATCCTGGTTTCCTCAgcaacaaattgatatgcaatcaTCCAACTTGAATTGCTTGGGTCCACCACTTGGCGGCGGTAAGCGGTGTGCTACCACTTCGATTGTGAACCCTGCTACTGACATGGTTTCTATCAAGGCTACATCATCCATATATCAACCACTTGAGCCATTCCAATGGCCTCAATTTCCACAGGCTTACACGCCTGCTTTAAACTATGGTTTCAAAGGTAAATTCCCCACCGTCCCGTATGACAATCGCAACGAGGTGGTCTCACCCAAGATGGAGTGTGGTTGTGGACAGAAGAAATTCCTTGTCTTTGACCAGTCAGGTGATGAAACAAGTTTGATATTTGGTTCTGGTATGAGGACTCCTGTTGGATACTTTACTTGTTTGGGTACAAATACCTCTGATACATGTAATGTAAAGACAGGAGACCCTGGAACTAAAGATAATATGAGTATTCACTTGGGGGCAATTGAAGGTGAGCAATGGGCTAAAGTCAATGGAGCTGATTTGGGAAGTGAGATGCAGGAAGACACTGATGAACTGAATGCGTTGCTGTACTCAGATGATGAGAGTGATTATGGTGAGGATGATGAAGTTACTAGTACAGGTCAGTCGCCCAGTACAATGACCTTTTACAAAAAGCAAAAATGGTTAGAGAGAAGCATAGAAGGGGTGGGAGGGTCCAAAGGGTCAAGTAAAAAGCGTAAATTGTTGGAAGGAGCAGTAATGGACAGAGCTAGGTCTGTGAAGGACAGGTATGAGGATGATGCGGAATCTAGGtgtgagaatagaaaaagtTGGGCATTGGATGAGATGGTTTGTGAatgtaagaagaagaagatgagaatAAGAGAGACAGTGAAGATTCTGCAAAAGATAATTCCATGTGGAAAGGGCAAGGATTTAGTTGTGGTTATTGATGAAGCAATTAATTACTTAAAATCGTTGAAGCTTAAAGCAAAAGCATTAGGAGTTAATGGTGGATGA